The Procambarus clarkii isolate CNS0578487 chromosome 46, FALCON_Pclarkii_2.0, whole genome shotgun sequence genome includes a region encoding these proteins:
- the LOC138350611 gene encoding uncharacterized protein: MAASSPVIQPEDVNRLRYGLAVTKAGRDALASVFMWSYRGTFPVVTYLTQDLGYTNAQYRRVFDAHQRDKLEASSDAATFDLTLLYKLLQRVCGLAEVNDPTWTTPGPQGSSLEHLIYSLKQHRNTLAHDNVRMSEQDLTSTLTELSDLLAKMLAEAGVRWGTNSQDVDHVTRDVTKYIGGLLAKVREPLDPSDVAYLPQLRQEIKMFKSHITEEVKQMSKQELTGGYKLLYQIVPAPWLLLNINYNPSLAFTQLRLLQDPVIGARPSHAAKGQDGTRPSHAAKGQDINYEDILSMRREDGRVSQCVLLTGEGGMGKTTLLKLILEKWVEDPAAIRHLGTVDLVFYVQCRDSHLNTFDDLLHQLLPQTLRDSDADFQLFKEIIFSLNILVLIDGYDEVNDHSGRLVKELLHLPGKDVRLVITTRPGWDQHLSQLVPHTRPRCNILVLGITPERRVEFAERTIKVLVEEECPRSVITGRFTQRLEQMSQFLGEYLNTPLTLTLLALLCVEAPEEFNNLTTNTQVYEKIHDFITNKLVSRLTAKHVTEPKGKCDKNVKKFLRFLEKISLRGIQRQEYDLWPETEAEIREKCDTLGLPQEEVLSNYFTRTSYRRGLNVVWVFGYFHARYQEYCASRGLVDLLLKAEQDRGDPVSHRVSGESSIIIDLLVDVVRKEKRSLGDHVRGSTFDISAVNQEFKERPRWWNILVSTTGVLCARGVEHKFITHIIDLCEMVTHETDELLKHVAESRGSEHVIQAVCEKLRTEQEWEIESVDSWVVLPLVLKRVTHKIIFLVIKDRSQLEQCLSTLSVLAKMKVTISLDLHYFKNGLFSKDFEIRKQCLERLTAPGSKCTLERFSGRLSEEAIPLLPHTLECLTLDLTLQQLPVLIRHLPHLPHLQFLDIDLDVRSYVDPATLDATGYVDPDILDATGYVDPDTLDVRGYVDPDTLDTLPYQGRTLGLTIRRDLTDDDRAIDWCCHLAAQLCPPSRGGYSYLDFFNTPFTSVGGERLLRELHRRGVTGDDLEIEIRYSEDREENKRYLEELGASLNNFNNVYIY, from the exons ATGGCGGCCTCGAGTCCTGTTATCCAACCGGAAGATGTGAACAGACTGCGGTATGGACTGGCTGTGACTAAGGCAGGACGAGACGCGCTAGCAAGTGTGTTTATGTGGTCGTACCGGGGCACCTTCCCAGTAGTGACTTACCTCACTCAGGACTTGGGGTACACCAATGCTCAGTACAGGCGTGTCTTCGATGCTCACCAGAGGGATAAACTCGAAGCTTCCTCTGACGCGGCTACTTTTGACCTCACCCTGTTGTATAAACTCCTGCaacgtgtgtgtggtctggctgaGGTGAATGACCCCACGTGGACCACTCCAGGGCCTCAGGGATCATCACTTGAACACCTCATTTACAGCCTGAAGCAACACCGAAACACGTTGGCCCATGATAATGTGAGAATGTCAGAGCAAGATCTTACGTCAACACTGACGGAGCTCAGTGACTTATTGGCTAAGATGCTGGCTGAGGCCGGCGTCCGGTGGGGGACAAACAGCCAggatgtggaccacgtgaccagagaTGTCACCAAGTATATTGGTGGTCTGCTAGCGAAGGTCAGAGAGCCGCTGGATCCCTCAGATGTGGCGTACTTGCCTCAGCTCCGCCAGGAGATTAAGATGTTCAAAAGCCACATCACAGAAGAGGTTAAGCAGATGAGCAAGCAGGAGCTAACTGGCGGGTATAAACTGCTGTACCAGATTGTTCCCGCACCCTGGCTCCTCCTCAACATTAACTACAACCCAAGTCTTGCTTTTACACAACTGCGACTCCTTCAAGATCCCGTCATAGGGGCAAGACCCTCCCACGCTGCCAAGGGTCAGGATGGCACAAGACCCTCCCACGCTGCCAAGGGTCAGGATATAAACTATGAAGACATCTTGAGTATGAGACGAGAGGACGGAAGAGTCTCTCAGTGTGTCCTCCTGACGGGGGAAGGTGGTATGGGCAAGACAACTttactcaagctcatcctcgagaaGTGGGTAGAGGACCCTGCTGCCATACGTCACCTGGGCACTGTGGACCTCGTTTTCTATGTACAGTGCAGGGACTCACATCTTAATACCTTCGATGATCTCCTGCACCAGTTGCTGCCTCAAACACTTCGTGATTCTGACGCTGACTTCCAGCTGTTTAAGGAGATAATCTTCAGCTTAAATATATTAGTCCTGATTGACGGCTACGACGAGGTCAACGACCATTCAGGAAGGCTGGTGAAGGAGCTGTTGCACCTGCCTGGCAAGGATGTGAGGTTGGTGATAACCACACGGCCGGGGTGGGACCAACACCTGTCACAGCTCgtcccacacaccagacctcgctgcaacatcctcgtcttgggcatcactccagaacgtcgcgtggagttcgccgagagaaccatcaaggtgctggtggaggaagagtgCCCACGGAGTGTCATCACAGGGAGGTTTACCCAGCGGCTGGAGCAGATGAGTCAGttcctgggtgagtacctcaacactccactcaccttgaccttgttggcgctgctgtgtgtcgaggctccagaagaatttaacaacctcaccacaaacACCCAAGTCTACGAGAAGATTCATGACTTCATAACCAACAAACTGGTGTCCAGACTCACAGCCAAACACGTGACCGAACCCAAAGGAAAATGTgacaaaaatgtgaaaaagttttTGAGGTTCCTAGAAAAGATTAGtttaagagggatccagaggcaggagtacgacctttggccggagacggaagcggagattagggagaagtgtgacactctgggactgccgcaggaggaggtcttgtccaactatttcacaagaaccagctaccgtcggggcctcaatgtggtgtgggtgtttggctattttcacgccaggtaccaggagtattgTGCCAGCAGGGGGCTGGTCGATCTCTTGTTGAAGGCTGAGCAAGACCGAGGTGATCCAGTATCACACCGTGTGTCAGGGGAAAGCTCTATAATCATTGACCTCTTAGTGGATGTTGTACGTAAGGAAAAACGCTCCTTGGGAGATCACGTGAGAGGGTCAACGTTTGATATTAGTGCCGTGAACCAAGAGTTTAAGGAGCGCCCCAGATGGTGGAACATTTTAGTCAGCACTACCGGGGTGCTGTGTGCCCGGGGAGTAGAGCACAAGTTCATTACTCACATAATTGACCTGTGCGAGATGGTTACACATGAGACTGACGAGCTGTTGAAGCATGTAGCAGAGTCCCGCGGGAGTGAGCACGTCATCCAAGCCGTGTGTGAGAAGCTGCGTACAGAACAAGAGTGGGAAATAGAGAGTGTTGACTCGTGGGTTGTCCTGCCGCTTGTTCTTAAGAGGGTGACACATAAGATCATTTTCCTAGTCATAAAAGATAGATCCCAACTAGAGCAGTGTCTGTCTACACTGTCAGTGCTGGCAAAAATGAAGGTAACCATATCCTTAGATCTTCATTATTTTAAAAATGGATTATTCAGCAAAGATTTTGAGATAAGAAAACAATGTTTGGAGAGGCTGACAGCCCCCGGCAGTAAGTGTACCTTAGAGCGGTTTAGTGGTCGCTTGTCTGAGGAAGCCatacccctcctgcctcacaccctcGAGTGCCTCACCCTGGACCTCACACTACagcaactgcccgtcctcatccgtcacctgcctcaccttcctcacctgcagtttcttg ACATTGACCTGGACGTCAGGAGCTACGTGGACCCggccaccctggacgccacgggctacgtggacccggacatcctggacgccacgggctacgtggacccggacaccctggacgtcaggggctacgtggacccggacaccctggacactCTGCCGTACCAGGGAAGGACGCTCGGCCTGACCATCAGGCGGGACCTCACTGATGACGACCGCGCCATAGACTGGTGCTGCCACCTGGCGGCTCAGCTGTGTCCTCCCTCAAGAGGAGGGTATAGTTACCTGGACTTCTTTAACACGCCATTCACCA gtgtgggtggggagagactCCTGCGAGAACTTCACCGGAGGGGCGTCACTGGTGATGACCTTGAGATTGAGATCCGGTACAGTGAGGACCGTGAGGAGAACAAGAGGTACCTCGAAGAGCTCGGTGCGTCGCTTAACAATTttaataatgtttatatatattag